A segment of the Parasynechococcus marenigrum WH 8102 genome:
CTTAACCACTGAGCTGACGACTTCCAGCCCGGGATCAACGCCGCCAGGTCACTGCCTACCACAAACACCAGTTCCGCCTCGGGCCAGCGGGCCGTTGCCTGCTCGATCGTGCGGATCGTGAAGGGATGGCTGAGGGTCTGCTCCTGCTGCAGCCGCGGGTCGTTGATCTCCTCCACCAGGGCCTGCAGCAGTTGGGCGCGCAGGGCCAGGGGGGCACCGTGATGTTTCTGGGGGTTGTCGCTGGCCCAGGTGGCCACCTGGGGGTAAAGGCTGAGCAGGCCTTTCAGCAGGGCCTGATGGCCGCAGGTGGGGGGGTCGGCGCTGGTGCCCAGCAAGGCGATCTTCTGCATCTTGCTCAGGGCAGCAGCGGTTGCCAGTCGGGTTGAGGACGCCGCTGCCAGCGCTGCATCCAATGGCGCACCACCGGATCCCGTTGTTCCAGCCGCTGCAGCAGGGCGCCGGGTTGGCCCCCCCGCACCTGCAGCAGCTGACGGGCCACCAGCGCACCGGTGCGGCGGCTGGCGTGGACAGCCAGGGCGGCCTGGGCCAGGGCCACCGGAGCAGCCGGCGCCAGGCTGGCGCCGCCACTCACCGGCACCAGCAGCAGCAACAGTTGCTTCAGCAGCCCCAACCCCAGCTGCACACCTCCGAGCAGGGCGTTCTGGCCGGAGAGTTGTTGGAGCAACTGCCGCGTGGCCGAGGGCGTGAGCGGCAGGCCGTAGAGCTGGCAGAGCTGCAGCACGAGGCCGGTGTCGAAGGCCAGTCCACCGGCCAGATCGAGGCCCATCAGGGGGTTCACCGCCACGGCGGTGGCCTTGGTGGCGGCATAGCGGCCGATCAGACCCTGGGCGGTGCGGCGGTGTTGCCGCAACCGCAAGTGCTGGCGTTCCTGCTGGAAGCGATCGGCCTGGCGCAGGCTCTGCAACGCCAGCAGCAGCTCCCCTTCCCGCTGAAACTGCTCGACCAGTTGATCTTTAAGGGGGCTGACCCGGGCGGGGGCAGCGCTGCTGCGCACCCTGCCGTCGGCATCGAGCCGCGGCTGGCGGGGGGCGGCCGCCACGGCGGTGAGGGGGAGATCGCTGGGCAGGCGGGAGCGGATGCTGTCCAGCAGCTCCGGCAGCTGCTCTTCAGGCCAGCGATCACTGCGGTTGAGCACCAACCGCACCGGTTTGCCGCTGGCTTGGAGGGTCTCCAGGGCATCGCGGTCGCAACGGGTCAGGTCGCTGTCGATCACCAGCAGCACCAGATCAACCCCCATGGCCACCCGGGTCGCCAGGCGAGTGCGGCCGGCGGCGTCAATTTCATCGATGCCGGGGGTGTCGATCAACTCCACCCTTTGGAGCCCATCCAGCTTCAACGGCCAGGTCACGGCCTGCTGGCGGCGGGTGCTGCCGTGGGCCACATCGGTCTCCAGCAGCCGCTGCCCCACCAGGGCATTGATCAGGCTCGACTTGCCAACCCCCACCCGACCGAAAACGGCCAGCCGCAGCACTTTGTGCTCCAGCCGTTGCAGCTGACGGTCCAGCAGGGTCAACTCCCCACGCAGCAAGCCTTGTTCGCGCCGGGTTAGCCGCAGGTCTTGCCGCCAGCGCTGCAGCAGCTGCCGGCAGCGTTCGGTGGTGGCAGGGGTCATGGTCACCATGGCCGTCATGCTGCCGGCTTGCGCCACCAGCCCGCCAGCACGGCCAGCACGGCTTCCGCGCCGATCACCCCCACAAAGCCACCGAATTCATCCACCACCACCCGCACGCCGCTGCTGTCGCGGCGGAAGCCCGTGAGCAGCCGATCGGCATGGATCATTTCCGGCACGTATTCCACCGGCTCACAGAGATCCACGGGGGTCAGCAGGCCGCGGTTCTCCAGCAATGCCGTCAGCAACCGTTCGCGGTTGGCCACCCCCAGCACCTTGTCCACCTGGTCTCCCAAGACCACCCACCAGGGGGCGTTGTTACCGAGCAGCAGAGCTCGCTGGGCCTCGAGGCTGAGGCTGCCATCCAGGGTTGGGGCCGACACCCGCGGTGTCATCAGGTCCCGGGCGGTGAGGTCGTTGAGTTGGAACACCTTGCCGATCATCGCGGCCTCGTCGGCTTCGATTTCCCCCTTCTGGGACCCCAGCCGGGCCAGTAGGCGGATCTCCTCTTCGTTGGTGGTGATTTCGGATTCAGCGGTGATCGCCGGCAGCAGCCGTTCCAGCAGCAGCACCAGCGGACTGAGCAGCAGACCGAGCCAGTGCAGCAGCGGTGCGGCGGCCAGGGAGACGGGCAGGGCCAGGCGGCTGCCGAGGGCCTTGGGCAGGATCTCCCCCAGCAGCATCACCAGCACGGTGAGCCCGATGGAAAACAGCGGCAGGGCGGCGCCACCGATGCCCCGCTGCTCGAACACCCAGGCGGCGTAACCCCCCAGCATCAGGCTGCCGAAGATGTTGAACCCGTTGTTGGCGATCACCAGCACTGACAGGGTGCGGCCCAGCCGTTGGCGCAGCTTCGCCAGCCGGCGGGAGCCGGCTACTGGGCGGCTGCGGGCCGCCAGTTCATGCACCCGGATCGGGTTCACTGTGAGCAAGGCTGCTTCCACCCCAGAGCACAGGGCCGATCCCAGCAGCACCACCAGCACCAACAGCAGCAGCACCAGCAGGTCGGAACGCATCAGAGTCCGGCGTGACCGCCATCGTATCGACGCTTCCCGGTTGCACCAGCCGAGCTGCCATCCTGATCAGATGAGGCCCAACCTGGCGTGCACGACTTCGACTCCAGCATCCACGCCAGCCGGCGTCAGCGCTTCCTCGACCAGCTCGGTGCGGCTGCGGCGGTGATTCCGGCGGCCCCGCTGGCCACCCATCACGCCGATTGCGAGTGGCCCTTCCGGCAGGACAGCGACTTCTTCTATCTCACCGGTTTCGATGAACCGGATGCAGTGGCCCTGTTGCTGCCCCATCGGCCCGAGGGGGAACGGTTTGTGTTGTTCGTGCAGCCCAAGGACCCGGCGGCGGAGGTGTGGACCGGCTTCCGCTGGGGCACCGAAGGGGCCGTGGAGCGCTACGGCGCAGACATCGCCCTGCCCCTAGATCAGCTCAGTGCCCGATTGCCGGAGTTCCTCGATGGGGCCGAGGCGATCGCCTTCCGCGTCGGCCGCCATCCCGCGGTGGAACCGCTGGTTCTGTCGGCCTGGGGGCGGCAGCTGGACAGTTATGCCCGCTGCGGTGCAGCGGCCCTGGGGCTGGTGGCGCCGACGCCGATCCTGCATCGGCTGCGCCTGCGCAAGGAGCCCCATGAACTCGACCGGATGCGGCTGGCTTGCCGGATTTCTGCGGAGGCCCATGAGCTGGCGCGGGGTATGACCCGTCCAGGGATGAATGAATCGGAGGTGCAGGCAGCGATCGAGGCCCACTTCCGGGCCGCCGGAGCCCGCGGACCGGCCTACGGCTCGATCGTGGCTGGAGGCGACAACGCCTGCGTGCTGCACTACACCGCCAACACCGCTGGGCTGCA
Coding sequences within it:
- a CDS encoding nicotinate-nucleotide adenylyltransferase, which gives rise to MQKIALLGTSADPPTCGHQALLKGLLSLYPQVATWASDNPQKHHGAPLALRAQLLQALVEEINDPRLQQEQTLSHPFTIRTIEQATARWPEAELVFVVGSDLAALIPGWKSSAQWLSRCRLAIAPRQGWPLRDQALADLKRLGARIDLLELQVPASASSALRQSPEQRQIPAAVWTLLLEHNLYGLFPSLR
- a CDS encoding DUF697 domain-containing protein, producing the protein MTAMVTMTPATTERCRQLLQRWRQDLRLTRREQGLLRGELTLLDRQLQRLEHKVLRLAVFGRVGVGKSSLINALVGQRLLETDVAHGSTRRQQAVTWPLKLDGLQRVELIDTPGIDEIDAAGRTRLATRVAMGVDLVLLVIDSDLTRCDRDALETLQASGKPVRLVLNRSDRWPEEQLPELLDSIRSRLPSDLPLTAVAAAPRQPRLDADGRVRSSAAPARVSPLKDQLVEQFQREGELLLALQSLRQADRFQQERQHLRLRQHRRTAQGLIGRYAATKATAVAVNPLMGLDLAGGLAFDTGLVLQLCQLYGLPLTPSATRQLLQQLSGQNALLGGVQLGLGLLKQLLLLLVPVSGGASLAPAAPVALAQAALAVHASRRTGALVARQLLQVRGGQPGALLQRLEQRDPVVRHWMQRWQRRPQPDWQPLLP
- a CDS encoding CNNM domain-containing protein, with amino-acid sequence MRSDLLVLLLLVLVVLLGSALCSGVEAALLTVNPIRVHELAARSRPVAGSRRLAKLRQRLGRTLSVLVIANNGFNIFGSLMLGGYAAWVFEQRGIGGAALPLFSIGLTVLVMLLGEILPKALGSRLALPVSLAAAPLLHWLGLLLSPLVLLLERLLPAITAESEITTNEEEIRLLARLGSQKGEIEADEAAMIGKVFQLNDLTARDLMTPRVSAPTLDGSLSLEAQRALLLGNNAPWWVVLGDQVDKVLGVANRERLLTALLENRGLLTPVDLCEPVEYVPEMIHADRLLTGFRRDSSGVRVVVDEFGGFVGVIGAEAVLAVLAGWWRKPAA
- a CDS encoding aminopeptidase P N-terminal domain-containing protein, whose product is MHDFDSSIHASRRQRFLDQLGAAAAVIPAAPLATHHADCEWPFRQDSDFFYLTGFDEPDAVALLLPHRPEGERFVLFVQPKDPAAEVWTGFRWGTEGAVERYGADIALPLDQLSARLPEFLDGAEAIAFRVGRHPAVEPLVLSAWGRQLDSYARCGAAALGLVAPTPILHRLRLRKEPHELDRMRLACRISAEAHELARGMTRPGMNESEVQAAIEAHFRAAGARGPAYGSIVAGGDNACVLHYTANTAGLQDGDLLLIDAGCSIADYYNGDITRTFPINGRFSAEQRDLYSLVLAAQEAAIAVVGPGGTAEQVHATALRVLVEGLVDLGLLVGEPDGIIEQGDYRHLYMHRTGHWLGLDVHDVGAYRLGEQPASLEPGMVLTVEPGLYISDRLAVPEGQPQIDDRWKGIGIRIEDDVAVTNGGHEVLTAAAQKSLAAMERS